In Gloeocapsa sp. DLM2.Bin57, the following are encoded in one genomic region:
- a CDS encoding EAL domain-containing protein: protein MNSPTSKPRHLLIIEEPEQNTEIYLENKVYTVGRHSQNDIVLYSQTVSRHHCTLLKVKYNQVEEQDVFWIIDGDLKGNRSTNGLIVNNKRCLSHELKNEDIITLANHVSLKYYQINHNHPNRKYPTIKIQNVDFLNLQESSTTIVGTHDAQKNKTNLLPNLNYNVTSVPHPIIEVDYEGKIIYTNSIAKLKLPNLEKLDLNHPIFSDLFNNLTNPEEQFITREITLDLDTYQEYIQYLPEEKIIRIYLFDLTKQKETESALEETEAKYQAIVRQISEGIFLMDLNTRKIIDCNQAYCQLLNYSQEELLTLTIYDILPIDDEVIDSYIETITAKKQELMIEGCHCSKNNQLIDVEVSISLIQYANKQILCFAVRDIRQRKKTEKLLIKQAYYDALTGLPNRVFFNQRLEQAIENAHKFNHQVAVLFFDLDHFKKINDSLGHNLGDKLLKTFAKKVSSLLTSYQTFARWGGDEFILLLPNVSDIKEVSDLANKIFELLERPFKIEGQLLHIRMSIGIACYPQDGKDRDTLLRNVDAVLYRIKEQGRNCYQFYNPKINAQSSELLTLENLLYRAIEKEELFLNYQPQVNLKTEKIMGIESLLRWHNPELGLISTPKFIKIAEETGLITSIGKWVLEKACYQYLEWEQMGIAPEYIAVNLSPRQLQQENLLSNIEEILNKTNLNPQCLALEITESCLIEDTETVSDVLLTLVDIGVNITLDDFGTGYASLAYLKKFPFHTLKIDRSFVKDITESRQNVALVSAIITLAQALDLKVIAEGIETEEQLEILGDLNCEGIQGYYFSVPLGAHEAHDFLKSYPLENSTRKFPTLADYRE from the coding sequence ATGAACAGCCCAACCTCAAAACCTCGACACCTACTCATAATTGAAGAACCAGAACAAAATACAGAAATTTATCTAGAAAATAAAGTTTATACCGTAGGTCGGCACTCTCAAAATGACATAGTTTTATACTCTCAAACAGTATCTCGTCACCATTGTACCCTCTTAAAAGTTAAATATAACCAAGTAGAAGAACAGGACGTTTTCTGGATTATCGACGGGGATTTAAAAGGAAATCGCAGTACTAATGGTTTAATTGTTAATAACAAAAGATGTTTATCTCATGAGTTAAAAAATGAAGATATTATTACTCTCGCTAATCATGTAAGTCTTAAATATTATCAAATTAATCACAATCATCCTAACAGGAAATATCCTACGATAAAAATACAAAATGTTGATTTTCTCAATCTGCAAGAATCTAGTACAACAATCGTTGGTACACATGATGCTCAGAAAAATAAGACCAATCTGTTACCCAATTTAAACTATAATGTTACGAGTGTTCCTCATCCAATTATTGAGGTAGATTATGAAGGTAAAATTATTTACACCAATTCCATAGCTAAGCTAAAACTTCCCAATCTAGAAAAATTAGACCTGAATCATCCTATTTTTTCAGATTTATTTAATAACTTAACTAACCCAGAAGAACAATTTATAACTAGAGAGATTACTCTTGACTTAGATACTTATCAAGAATATATTCAATATCTACCTGAAGAAAAAATCATCAGGATTTATCTATTCGACTTAACCAAGCAAAAAGAAACAGAATCAGCCCTAGAAGAAACAGAAGCAAAATATCAAGCAATTGTTAGACAAATATCCGAGGGAATCTTTTTGATGGATTTAAATACTCGGAAGATTATTGACTGCAATCAAGCCTATTGTCAATTATTAAACTACAGTCAAGAAGAATTATTAACCCTAACTATTTATGATATTTTACCGATAGATGATGAAGTAATAGATAGTTATATAGAGACAATAACAGCTAAAAAACAAGAACTAATGATCGAAGGTTGTCACTGTAGTAAGAATAATCAACTCATCGACGTAGAAGTTAGTATTAGTTTAATTCAATACGCTAATAAACAAATACTCTGTTTTGCTGTTCGAGATATTAGACAAAGAAAGAAAACCGAAAAACTATTAATTAAACAAGCTTATTATGACGCATTAACAGGGCTACCTAATCGTGTCTTCTTTAACCAGAGATTAGAACAAGCGATCGAAAATGCGCATAAATTTAATCATCAAGTAGCGGTATTATTTTTTGATTTAGACCACTTTAAAAAAATTAACGACTCTTTAGGTCATAATCTAGGAGATAAACTCCTCAAAACTTTTGCCAAAAAAGTATCTAGTCTCCTAACATCTTATCAAACCTTTGCTCGTTGGGGAGGAGATGAATTTATTTTATTACTTCCCAATGTTAGTGATATCAAAGAAGTTAGTGATCTAGCAAACAAAATTTTTGAACTGTTAGAAAGACCATTTAAAATAGAAGGACAATTACTTCATATTAGAATGAGTATTGGAATTGCTTGTTATCCTCAAGATGGCAAAGATAGAGATACATTACTCAGAAACGTTGACGCGGTTTTATACCGTATTAAAGAACAAGGGCGCAACTGTTATCAATTTTATAACCCCAAAATAAACGCTCAATCATCAGAATTATTAACCTTAGAAAACCTTTTATATCGAGCTATTGAAAAAGAAGAATTGTTTCTGAATTATCAACCCCAAGTTAACTTAAAAACCGAAAAAATTATGGGTATAGAAAGTTTATTACGTTGGCATAACCCTGAATTAGGCTTAATTTCTACTCCCAAATTTATCAAAATAGCTGAAGAAACTGGTTTAATTACTTCTATTGGCAAATGGGTATTAGAAAAAGCCTGCTACCAATATTTAGAATGGGAACAAATGGGGATAGCTCCAGAATATATAGCTGTCAATCTTTCCCCCAGACAATTACAACAAGAAAATCTTTTAAGCAATATAGAAGAAATTCTCAACAAAACTAACTTAAATCCCCAATGTTTAGCCCTAGAAATTACCGAAAGTTGTCTAATTGAAGATACAGAAACAGTAAGCGATGTCTTATTAACCTTAGTAGATATTGGAGTTAATATTACTCTCGATGATTTTGGTACAGGTTACGCTTCTTTAGCTTATTTAAAAAAATTCCCTTTCCACACCTTAAAAATAGACCGATCTTTCGTTAAAGATATCACTGAAAGTCGTCAAAACGTGGCTTTAGTCTCAGCGATTATTACATTAGCACAAGCATTAGACTTAAAAGTCATCGCCGAAGGTATAGAAACAGAAGAGCAACTAGAAATACTCGGGGATTTAAACTGTGAAGGTATCCAAGGTTATTATTTCAGTGTACCTTTAGGTGCTCACGAAGCCCACGACTTTCTCAAAAGTTATCCCCTAGAAAATTCTACTAGAAAATTTCCAACTCTAGCAGACTACAGGGAATAG
- a CDS encoding RNA methyltransferase, protein MNQYFATVARGLEEVAAQELKNLGAKDVEITFTGVSFTGDKSLLYRVNLWSRIIYRLLMPIQTIKCSNREELYQQVKQINWSKYLTTEQTFAVNSTGGNSNLNHTHFNALQIKNAIIDQQREKTNQRSSIDTRNPDLLLNAHIYQDQCILSLDSSGDSLHRRGYRPAMGLAPLKETLAASLLDLAQWNSNIPFFDPLCGSGTLPLEAALKALNIAPGLFRDSFAFENWSDFDASLWQKLRTEALESQVSESLTPIVGSEADSQILQQARYNARLCGVEKQIKLLNQDLAEVYPPSAEGIIITNPPYGKRIGDVSALTSLYQLLGDVLKQRFRGWRAYILTGNSQLAKKIRLKPSRRFAVYNGAIPCSLLELEIF, encoded by the coding sequence ATGAATCAATATTTTGCTACCGTCGCTAGAGGTTTAGAGGAAGTCGCCGCTCAAGAATTAAAGAATCTAGGAGCAAAAGACGTAGAGATAACCTTTACTGGTGTCTCTTTTACTGGAGATAAATCTTTGCTCTATCGGGTTAACCTCTGGTCAAGAATTATCTATCGACTCTTAATGCCAATTCAAACAATTAAATGTTCTAATCGAGAAGAATTATATCAACAAGTTAAACAAATTAATTGGTCAAAATACCTCACGACAGAGCAAACTTTTGCGGTTAATTCTACGGGAGGTAACAGCAATCTTAACCATACTCATTTTAACGCTCTACAAATAAAAAACGCCATTATAGACCAACAAAGAGAAAAAACTAATCAACGCTCTAGCATTGACACCCGTAACCCTGATTTATTACTTAACGCTCATATCTATCAAGATCAATGTATTCTCAGTTTAGATAGCTCAGGAGATAGTTTACACCGTCGAGGTTATCGCCCTGCGATGGGTTTAGCACCCCTGAAGGAGACTTTAGCCGCGAGTTTACTAGATTTAGCCCAATGGAATAGTAATATACCCTTTTTTGACCCTCTTTGTGGCTCGGGCACTTTACCTCTAGAAGCTGCTTTAAAAGCTTTAAACATTGCTCCTGGTTTATTTCGTGATAGTTTTGCTTTTGAAAATTGGTCAGATTTTGATGCTAGTCTTTGGCAAAAATTACGCACAGAAGCCCTAGAGAGTCAAGTATCTGAGTCTTTAACCCCTATTGTGGGTAGTGAAGCTGATAGTCAAATCTTACAACAAGCTCGTTATAATGCTCGTCTCTGTGGTGTAGAAAAGCAAATTAAGTTACTTAACCAAGATTTAGCTGAGGTTTATCCTCCAAGTGCAGAAGGAATTATTATTACTAACCCTCCTTATGGGAAACGTATTGGTGATGTCTCAGCATTAACTAGTCTCTATCAATTATTAGGAGATGTGTTAAAACAACGTTTTCGAGGTTGGCGAGCTTATATACTGACTGGTAATTCCCAATTAGCTAAAAAAATTCGTCTTAAACCTTCTCGTCGTTTTGCAGTTTATAATGGCGCTATTCCCTGTAGTCTGCTAGAGTTGGAAATTTTCTAG
- a CDS encoding FHA domain-containing protein, with protein sequence MSVITLVLLHPLKAVPVQNWTFEPEITIRVGRSMDNDVVLYSAVVSRRHLEIRPVGNQWELVNIGANGTYINGKRIDKTPVVDGMIVRLASSGPQIKIQIDSEDPQMNANLTRRKHSSPVKGKDPAKDTIVS encoded by the coding sequence ATGTCAGTAATTACTTTGGTCCTCTTACACCCCCTAAAAGCAGTTCCAGTCCAAAACTGGACTTTTGAACCCGAGATAACTATTCGGGTTGGTCGCTCCATGGATAACGATGTAGTATTATATAGTGCTGTTGTTTCTCGTCGTCATTTAGAAATTAGACCAGTAGGGAATCAATGGGAGTTAGTGAATATCGGTGCTAATGGAACTTATATCAATGGTAAACGTATCGATAAAACACCCGTAGTTGATGGGATGATCGTTCGTTTAGCTAGTTCCGGACCTCAGATTAAGATTCAAATCGACAGCGAAGATCCCCAAATGAACGCTAATCTGACGCGACGGAAGCATTCATCACCCGTAAAAGGCAAAGATCCCGCTAAAGATACTATTGTTAGTTAA
- a CDS encoding gfo/Idh/MocA family oxidoreductase encodes MRIAIVGCGFVADYYLSTLPQHKELELIGVMDKNPERVAQFSQFHGIPAYQSLEELLEDNKVDIVLNLTNPRSHYNVSKACLEAGKHVYSEKPLGVTNEEAKELVAIAQEKELEISSAPCSVLSETAQTLWKGLRENVVGKVRLVYAEMDEGMVHQMPYEQWLSVSGIPWPYQDEFEVGCTFEHAGYYTTWLTTFFGPAVSVTAFSSCLIPDKVEGVELNPPDTPDFSVACIKFASGVVARLTCGIVAPHDHELKIIGDTGVMSIKDCWFYDDPIYIQRMVRIRRKVFFNPIKQKYPLVRKTPKFAYRGAQKMDFCRGVAEMAAAIAQKRPNRLSKEFCLHNNELVNAITYALENSSTYQLTTTFEPMQPMEWAC; translated from the coding sequence ATGAGAATTGCTATTGTAGGCTGTGGTTTTGTAGCAGACTATTATTTAAGCACCTTACCTCAACATAAAGAATTGGAATTAATCGGGGTAATGGATAAAAATCCCGAACGTGTTGCCCAATTTTCCCAATTTCACGGAATTCCTGCTTATCAGTCACTAGAAGAGTTATTAGAAGATAATAAAGTAGATATAGTCTTAAATTTAACTAATCCTAGAAGTCATTATAATGTTTCCAAAGCTTGTTTAGAAGCAGGTAAACACGTTTATTCAGAAAAACCTTTAGGAGTAACTAACGAAGAAGCCAAAGAATTAGTAGCAATTGCACAGGAAAAAGAATTAGAAATATCTTCAGCCCCCTGTAGTGTTTTAAGTGAAACAGCGCAAACACTCTGGAAAGGGTTAAGAGAGAATGTAGTTGGCAAAGTTCGTTTAGTCTATGCTGAGATGGATGAAGGAATGGTACACCAGATGCCTTATGAACAATGGTTAAGTGTATCAGGAATTCCTTGGCCCTATCAAGATGAGTTTGAGGTAGGCTGTACTTTTGAACACGCGGGTTATTATACAACTTGGTTGACGACTTTTTTTGGTCCTGCGGTAAGTGTTACAGCTTTTTCGAGTTGTTTAATTCCTGATAAGGTAGAGGGTGTAGAATTAAATCCCCCGGATACTCCTGATTTTTCTGTAGCTTGCATTAAATTTGCTTCGGGTGTGGTAGCTAGATTAACTTGTGGTATTGTTGCTCCCCATGATCATGAACTAAAGATTATTGGGGATACCGGAGTGATGAGTATCAAGGATTGTTGGTTTTATGATGATCCAATTTATATTCAGAGAATGGTCAGGATTCGACGTAAGGTCTTTTTTAATCCGATTAAGCAGAAATATCCTTTAGTGAGAAAAACACCGAAATTTGCTTATCGTGGTGCACAAAAAATGGATTTTTGTCGTGGAGTAGCGGAAATGGCAGCAGCGATCGCCCAAAAACGACCCAATCGTTTATCTAAAGAGTTTTGTTTACACAATAATGAGTTAGTTAATGCGATTACTTATGCGTTAGAGAATTCTAGTACTTATCAACTGACAACGACTTTTGAACCGATGCAACCAATGGAGTGGGCGTGTTAA
- a CDS encoding class I SAM-dependent methyltransferase — MSSTNLPLESVILEAIAKSDQGYITFADYLNLVLYHPQYGYYSSRTNQIGAGGDFFTSSSLGPDFGELLALQLQQMWEVLEYPHPFTLLEMGAGRGHLAQDILNYLATNNPDCFQAIQYLIIETSPQLRKEQQKLLTSRFPQVTWTNWQKIATNSLIGCCFSNELIDAFSVHQLILTQGELKEVYVTYSDNQVQEIYQEISTPELLNYFQLCNLDFPSNLYPDGYRTEVNLEALSWLKTLASKLNTGYILTIDYGYDAPRYYHPQRCQGTIQCYYQHHRHNNPYIYLGEQDITTQVNFTALERQGELIGLNNLGLTKQGMFLMALGLGERLQALSNSTDKLSQILQRRDALHQLINPAGLGNFTVLLQGKNLTPQQQQFTLKGWQC, encoded by the coding sequence ATGTCGTCAACAAACTTACCATTAGAATCAGTTATTCTAGAAGCGATCGCCAAATCTGACCAAGGATATATCACCTTCGCTGACTATCTTAACCTAGTCCTTTATCATCCTCAATACGGCTATTATAGCTCTAGAACCAACCAAATCGGCGCAGGTGGAGACTTTTTTACCTCCTCATCCCTAGGTCCAGATTTTGGCGAATTACTCGCTTTACAACTACAACAAATGTGGGAAGTATTAGAATACCCCCATCCCTTTACTTTACTAGAAATGGGGGCAGGTAGAGGACATTTAGCCCAAGATATTTTAAACTATCTAGCCACAAACAACCCCGATTGTTTTCAAGCTATCCAATATCTAATTATCGAAACTTCTCCTCAATTGCGCAAGGAACAGCAAAAACTCTTAACATCTCGATTCCCTCAAGTTACCTGGACAAATTGGCAAAAAATAGCCACTAATTCTCTGATTGGTTGTTGCTTTAGTAATGAATTAATAGACGCTTTTTCTGTACATCAACTAATTCTTACTCAAGGAGAATTAAAAGAAGTTTATGTCACTTATTCTGACAATCAAGTACAAGAAATCTATCAAGAAATATCCACTCCAGAATTATTAAATTATTTCCAATTATGTAACCTAGATTTTCCTTCTAATCTTTATCCCGATGGTTATCGTACTGAAGTAAACCTAGAAGCTTTATCATGGTTAAAAACCCTCGCTAGTAAATTAAATACTGGCTATATTCTTACTATTGATTATGGTTATGATGCACCTCGTTATTATCATCCCCAACGTTGCCAAGGTACAATACAATGTTATTATCAACATCATCGCCACAATAATCCCTATATTTATTTAGGAGAACAAGATATTACTACTCAGGTTAATTTTACCGCACTAGAACGCCAAGGAGAATTAATCGGTTTAAACAACCTCGGCTTGACTAAACAAGGTATGTTTCTGATGGCATTAGGATTGGGGGAAAGACTCCAAGCTTTAAGTAATTCCACTGATAAACTCTCACAAATTCTCCAACGTCGAGACGCTTTACATCAACTAATCAATCCCGCTGGTTTAGGTAATTTCACGGTTTTACTGCAGGGGAAAAATTTAACACCGCAACAACAACAATTTACTTTAAAAGGTTGGCAATGTTAA
- a CDS encoding DUF4129 domain-containing protein, protein MIATKGEAQSSSIAWEISQLYRRVSEWLEWQVSRLRLDFPDLPEFSWFNQELLEWMGAVFFWTLLGLLIVLILTMIIAYANNLKKSRPKSTVINSKNELITVDQWLKRSLKYAEEKNYHTACVCLYQGMLQLLDDRRLIPQQMSRTDGEYWRLIEGFSQPLPYQTLLLTHQSLCFGNVKASVKTWENCYQAYQQISQFLP, encoded by the coding sequence TTGATAGCAACTAAAGGAGAAGCCCAAAGTAGTAGTATAGCTTGGGAGATTTCCCAACTATACCGAAGGGTTAGTGAATGGTTAGAATGGCAAGTATCACGATTGCGTCTTGATTTTCCAGACCTACCAGAGTTTTCTTGGTTTAATCAAGAGTTATTAGAGTGGATGGGTGCTGTCTTCTTTTGGACGCTGTTAGGGCTACTAATTGTTCTTATTCTTACCATGATTATAGCCTATGCTAATAACCTCAAAAAATCAAGACCTAAGTCAACTGTAATTAATAGTAAGAATGAGTTGATAACCGTAGATCAGTGGTTAAAGCGATCGCTTAAATACGCTGAGGAAAAAAATTATCATACTGCTTGTGTATGTCTTTATCAGGGAATGTTACAATTATTAGACGATCGCCGATTAATTCCTCAACAAATGAGTCGTACTGATGGTGAATATTGGCGCTTAATAGAGGGGTTTTCTCAACCCCTCCCCTACCAAACCTTGTTATTAACTCATCAGTCACTCTGTTTTGGCAATGTGAAAGCTTCTGTTAAGACTTGGGAAAATTGTTATCAAGCTTATCAACAAATTAGCCAATTTTTGCCTTAA
- a CDS encoding amidohydrolase: MLTKIKEIAENVSSRLIEIRRHLHAHPELSGQEYQTAAYVAGVLSSCGLHVQEAVGKTGVVGELMGKGADERILAIRTDMDALPIQEHTALDFASRRPGIMHACGHDVHTTVGLGTAMVLSQLPEPLPGRVRFLFQPAEEIAQGASWMVQDGAMRDVTNILGVHVFPSIPARSIGVRYGALTAAADDLEIFIQGESGHGARPHEATDAIWIAAQVITSLQQAISRTQNPLRPIVLTIGQISGGRAPNVIADQVRLAGTVRSLHPETHANLPEWIEKIVASVCQTYGASYEVNYRRGVPSVQNDLHLTKLIESAAREAWGSDRLENLSEPSLGAEDFSLYLEHAPGSMFRLGVGHLEGRNYPLHHPQFEVDEASIITGVVTMAYASYKYWFN, from the coding sequence ATGCTCACGAAAATCAAAGAAATTGCCGAAAATGTCAGTTCACGTTTAATTGAAATTCGTCGTCATCTCCACGCTCATCCAGAATTGAGTGGACAGGAGTATCAAACCGCAGCTTATGTAGCGGGGGTTTTGTCTTCCTGTGGTTTACACGTGCAAGAAGCGGTGGGCAAAACAGGGGTAGTAGGAGAATTGATGGGTAAGGGTGCAGATGAGCGAATTTTAGCGATTCGTACCGATATGGATGCTTTACCGATTCAAGAACATACTGCTTTAGATTTTGCCTCTCGGCGACCTGGGATCATGCACGCCTGTGGTCACGACGTACATACTACCGTAGGCTTGGGTACAGCAATGGTACTCTCTCAGTTACCCGAGCCACTTCCAGGAAGGGTACGTTTTTTGTTTCAACCCGCAGAGGAAATAGCCCAAGGTGCTAGTTGGATGGTACAAGATGGGGCGATGCGAGATGTAACTAATATTTTGGGTGTACACGTTTTCCCCTCGATTCCTGCGCGCTCGATTGGGGTAAGATATGGGGCTTTGACGGCAGCTGCTGATGATTTAGAGATTTTTATTCAGGGAGAATCAGGACATGGTGCGCGTCCTCATGAAGCTACCGACGCTATTTGGATCGCCGCTCAAGTGATCACTAGTTTACAACAGGCGATTAGTCGTACTCAAAATCCCTTGCGTCCGATTGTATTAACTATAGGGCAAATTAGTGGGGGTAGAGCGCCTAATGTGATCGCTGATCAAGTGCGTTTAGCTGGTACTGTGCGTTCTCTCCACCCTGAAACTCACGCTAATCTACCAGAATGGATTGAAAAAATTGTCGCGAGTGTCTGTCAAACCTATGGTGCTAGCTATGAGGTTAATTATCGTCGGGGTGTTCCTTCGGTACAGAATGATTTGCACTTAACTAAGTTAATCGAGTCAGCAGCTAGGGAAGCTTGGGGAAGCGATCGCCTTGAAAATTTAAGTGAGCCTTCTTTGGGTGCTGAAGATTTTTCTCTGTATCTAGAGCACGCTCCTGGTTCAATGTTTCGTTTGGGTGTAGGACATCTTGAGGGTCGTAATTACCCTTTACACCATCCTCAATTTGAGGTGGATGAGGCTTCTATTATTACAGGAGTGGTGACGATGGCTTATGCTAGTTATAAATACTGGTTTAACTAA
- the clpB gene encoding ATP-dependent chaperone ClpB, producing the protein MQPNNPQKFTEKAWEAIARTPELVKQSKQQQIESEHLMKSLLEEEGLAISIFNKANASVPKLRDKTEQFSQRQPKLANVSESIYLGNSLDTLLDRAENYRQEFKDDYISIEHILLGYCKDDRFGKALYQEFNLTEKRLKEIITQIRGRQKVTDQNPEGKYEALEKYGRELTQLARAGKLDPVIGRDEEIRRTIQILSRRTKNNPVLIGEPGVGKTAIVEGLAQRIVNRDVPESLSDRQLVALDMGALIAGAKYRGEFEERLKAVLKEVTESQGNIILFIDEIHTVVGAGATQGAMDAGNLLKPMLARGELRCIGATTLDEYRKYIEKDAALERRFQEVFVGEPTVIDTISILRGLKERYEVHHGVKIADNALVAAATLSNRYISDRFLPDKAIDLVDEAAAKLKMEITSKPEELDEIDRKILQLEMERLSLQKESDPISQDRLSKLELELANLKEEQRALNAQWQSEKEIIAQIRTVKEKIDQINLEIQQAERDYDLNRAAELRYGKLTELQRQIKEIEAQLSEQQTSGKTLLREEVLEADIAETIAKWTGIPVSKLIASEKEKLLYLDKELHQRVVGQSEAVEAVADAIQRSRAGLADPNRPIASFIFLGPTGVGKTELAKALAVSLFDTENAMVRIDMSEYMEKHTVARLIGAPPGYVGYEEGGQLTETIRRRPYAVILFDEIEKAHPDVFNIMLQILDDGRLTDSQGHLVDFKNTIIIMTSNIGSQYILDVAGDDSRYEQMKERVIEAMRQNFRPEFLNRIDEMIIFHSLQASQLNEIVEIQVRRLQERLHEQKLGLKLSQSAVNFLSVVGYDAVYGARPLKRAIQRYLETPIAKAILRGEFKPDDVILVEVEDERLSFKTA; encoded by the coding sequence ATGCAACCAAATAACCCACAAAAATTTACAGAAAAAGCCTGGGAAGCTATTGCTAGAACTCCCGAACTTGTTAAACAATCTAAACAACAACAAATAGAAAGTGAACATCTAATGAAGTCTCTCTTAGAAGAGGAAGGCTTAGCTATTAGTATTTTTAATAAAGCTAATGCAAGTGTTCCTAAACTAAGAGATAAAACTGAGCAATTTAGCCAACGTCAACCTAAATTAGCTAACGTCAGTGAGTCTATTTATTTAGGAAATAGTCTTGATACACTGTTAGATAGAGCCGAAAATTATCGTCAGGAGTTTAAAGATGATTATATCTCTATAGAGCATATACTTTTAGGATACTGCAAGGACGATCGCTTCGGTAAAGCACTTTATCAAGAATTTAACCTCACAGAAAAACGACTCAAAGAAATTATTACACAAATCAGAGGAAGACAAAAGGTGACTGACCAAAATCCAGAAGGTAAATACGAAGCTCTAGAAAAATACGGCAGGGAATTAACCCAATTAGCTAGAGCAGGAAAATTAGATCCCGTGATTGGTAGAGACGAAGAAATTCGACGTACCATTCAGATTCTCTCTCGTCGTACTAAAAATAATCCCGTCTTAATTGGTGAACCAGGAGTAGGTAAAACTGCTATTGTCGAAGGATTAGCCCAACGAATCGTTAACCGCGATGTTCCCGAATCATTGAGCGATCGCCAATTAGTCGCTTTAGATATGGGTGCTTTAATTGCAGGAGCAAAATACCGCGGTGAATTTGAAGAAAGACTCAAAGCAGTACTTAAAGAAGTCACCGAGTCACAGGGTAATATCATTCTCTTTATCGACGAAATACACACAGTCGTAGGAGCTGGAGCTACACAAGGAGCGATGGACGCGGGTAACCTACTCAAACCCATGTTAGCCAGAGGAGAATTGCGCTGTATAGGTGCGACTACTCTAGATGAGTATCGTAAATATATCGAAAAAGACGCAGCTTTAGAAAGACGTTTTCAAGAAGTGTTCGTCGGAGAGCCAACAGTTATTGATACTATCTCCATTCTACGGGGTTTAAAAGAACGTTACGAAGTCCATCACGGGGTTAAAATAGCTGATAACGCCTTAGTAGCAGCAGCGACATTGTCTAATCGTTATATCAGCGATCGCTTTTTACCAGACAAGGCGATCGACCTAGTTGACGAAGCAGCGGCTAAATTAAAAATGGAGATTACCTCCAAACCCGAAGAATTAGACGAAATCGATCGCAAAATTCTGCAACTAGAAATGGAGCGTCTCTCCTTACAAAAAGAATCAGACCCTATTTCTCAAGACAGACTGAGTAAACTAGAACTCGAACTAGCCAACCTCAAAGAAGAACAAAGAGCGTTAAACGCCCAATGGCAATCAGAAAAAGAGATTATCGCTCAAATTCGCACCGTTAAAGAGAAAATTGACCAAATTAACCTAGAAATTCAACAAGCCGAGCGAGATTACGATCTCAACAGAGCAGCAGAATTACGTTATGGCAAATTAACCGAACTACAACGTCAAATCAAAGAAATCGAAGCCCAACTCAGTGAGCAACAAACCAGCGGTAAAACCCTGCTCAGAGAAGAAGTATTAGAAGCTGATATCGCCGAAACCATCGCCAAATGGACAGGAATACCCGTCAGTAAACTAATAGCTTCAGAAAAAGAAAAACTCTTATATTTAGACAAAGAGTTGCATCAACGAGTAGTAGGACAATCAGAAGCAGTAGAAGCGGTAGCCGACGCCATTCAACGCTCTCGCGCGGGTTTAGCCGATCCCAACCGTCCCATTGCTAGCTTTATTTTCTTAGGTCCTACTGGTGTAGGTAAAACCGAATTAGCTAAAGCTTTAGCAGTATCTCTGTTTGATACAGAAAACGCCATGGTCAGAATTGATATGTCTGAGTACATGGAAAAACATACAGTAGCTCGCTTGATTGGTGCTCCTCCAGGATACGTCGGTTACGAAGAAGGTGGACAACTCACCGAAACGATTCGACGTCGCCCTTACGCGGTGATTTTATTTGACGAAATCGAAAAAGCACACCCCGACGTTTTTAACATCATGCTGCAGATTCTAGACGATGGACGTCTCACCGACTCTCAAGGTCATCTAGTGGACTTTAAAAACACCATTATCATCATGACTAGTAATATTGGTTCTCAATATATCCTTGATGTAGCTGGTGATGACTCTCGATACGAACAAATGAAAGAGCGAGTAATTGAAGCTATGCGCCAAAATTTCCGTCCCGAATTTCTCAACCGTATCGACGAAATGATTATTTTCCACTCCTTACAAGCATCTCAGTTAAACGAAATTGTCGAAATTCAAGTCAGAAGACTCCAAGAGCGTTTACATGAGCAAAAACTCGGTCTAAAATTATCTCAAAGTGCTGTTAACTTTTTAAGTGTGGTTGGGTATGATGCAGTATATGGAGCTCGTCCTCTGAAAAGAGCGATCCAACGTTATCTCGAAACACCCATCGCCAAAGCAATTCTGCGAGGTGAATTTAAACCAGATGATGTTATCCTTGTAGAAGTAGAAGATGAGCGCTTGAGCTTTAAAACTGCTTAA